One stretch of Thermanaerosceptrum fracticalcis DNA includes these proteins:
- the sigF gene encoding RNA polymerase sporulation sigma factor SigF — translation MNVRLSEMNLPRFPLLNDDEMTDLLIRAQAGDHPAREKLINCNLRLVFNLVQRFTNRGYELEDLFQIGTIGLIKAIDKFNLSYNVKFSTYAVPMIIGEIRRFLRDDNPVKVSRSLKENAYKINKARDSLTKELGREPNLQEISEAIDLPVEEIISSLEAVQLPTSIHETLYQDDGDPIYVLDQLSNEKDDGNWFDRIALKEILEKLPDKEKEIILLRFYQDKTQTEVAALVGLSQVQVSRIERQALKKIRHLLQSDAFQTGS, via the coding sequence ATGAATGTTAGATTATCAGAGATGAATTTGCCCCGTTTTCCCCTGTTAAACGATGATGAGATGACGGATCTTTTAATCCGAGCCCAGGCGGGAGATCACCCCGCCAGGGAGAAGCTCATCAACTGTAATTTACGACTAGTCTTCAATCTCGTCCAGAGGTTTACCAACAGGGGTTACGAATTAGAGGATTTATTTCAGATTGGTACAATAGGTTTAATCAAAGCCATTGACAAGTTTAATCTTTCTTATAACGTAAAATTTTCCACCTATGCCGTTCCCATGATCATAGGTGAGATTCGTCGTTTTTTACGCGATGATAATCCCGTAAAGGTCAGCCGGTCCTTGAAGGAAAATGCCTATAAAATTAATAAAGCCAGGGATTCCCTGACCAAGGAATTAGGGCGGGAACCCAACTTACAAGAAATTTCGGAAGCGATAGACTTACCCGTAGAAGAAATAATTTCCAGTTTGGAAGCTGTCCAGCTGCCCACATCCATACACGAAACCCTTTACCAGGATGATGGGGACCCCATTTATGTACTGGACCAGCTGAGTAATGAAAAGGACGACGGGAACTGGTTTGACAGGATTGCCCTTAAAGAAATCTTGGAAAAGCTGCCTGACAAGGAGAAGGAAATCATCCTTTTAAGGTTTTATCAAGATAAAACTCAAACAGAAGTGGCAGCTTTGGTAGGATTATCCCAGGTACAAGTATCCCGTATCGAAAGACAAGCCTTAAAAAAAATACGGCACTTGCTGCAAAGTGACGCCTTTCAAACAGGGTCTTAA
- the spoVAC gene encoding stage V sporulation protein AC yields MTAKVLDVEKIKERLAQRQELIKRYQERGENLEKKLEQQLNKELQQDHQTVLFLEAQKEKDDREEIIKLKSEIEQQQQELLKIKQLNYQRMAVRMAPPMTVLRNAILAFVVGGLICVIGQVMFALFQQGGLVEKEASTATSATLVFFGALFTGLGLYDELGKFAGAGSIIPITGFANSMVAPALEFKREGFVYGVGARLFTIAGPVITYGTVVSIFIGLIYYFIK; encoded by the coding sequence TTGACAGCAAAAGTTCTCGATGTGGAAAAAATTAAGGAACGGCTGGCCCAACGCCAGGAACTGATTAAGCGTTATCAAGAGCGGGGAGAAAACCTGGAAAAAAAACTGGAACAACAGTTGAACAAAGAATTACAGCAGGATCACCAAACTGTACTCTTCTTAGAAGCACAAAAAGAAAAGGATGACAGGGAGGAAATCATTAAACTCAAGAGCGAGATTGAACAGCAGCAGCAAGAACTCTTGAAAATAAAACAATTGAATTATCAGAGGATGGCTGTGCGAATGGCGCCTCCTATGACAGTATTGCGAAATGCTATCCTAGCCTTTGTCGTCGGTGGTTTAATTTGTGTGATTGGTCAGGTCATGTTTGCTTTATTTCAACAGGGAGGACTAGTGGAAAAAGAAGCCAGTACAGCTACGTCGGCGACTTTAGTCTTTTTCGGCGCTCTTTTTACCGGTTTAGGTCTTTATGATGAACTGGGGAAGTTTGCCGGCGCCGGTTCTATTATTCCGATTACGGGTTTTGCTAATTCTATGGTGGCGCCAGCCCTGGAATTTAAAAGAGAGGGATTTGTCTATGGCGTAGGGGCACGACTCTTTACCATTGCCGGGCCGGTAATTACTTATGGTACGGTGGTGTCTATCTTTATTGGTCTTATATATTACTTTATAAAGTAG
- the spoVAD gene encoding stage V sporulation protein AD gives MVLKKLGKQTLQFNSIPSIKSWASVVGPMEGQGPLADYFDVIWDNTLGSEKTWEKAEQKLMQYSMELALEKAGLLPTDLDFYLAGDLLNQIITANFTAGSLGVPFFGLFGACSTLAEGLALAGVLIDGGYAAKVGVSASSHHDTAERQFRFPTELGVQRPKTAQWTVTGCGSFVVENKSHGFKITQATIGKVVDMGTMNANDMGTAMAPAAFDTIQTHLQDTGRKIDDYDLIITGDLGLLGNNILKELLKKQGMDTGNVSDCGILIYSPEQDTHSGGSGCGCSAVVLAGYLLEQMRKGVYKRIFLVGTGALLSPTSSFQGNSIPCIAHGVVLEYS, from the coding sequence ATGGTACTGAAAAAGCTGGGAAAACAAACGTTACAATTCAATAGTATACCGTCTATCAAATCCTGGGCTTCCGTGGTGGGGCCCATGGAGGGGCAGGGTCCCTTGGCTGATTACTTCGACGTGATCTGGGATAATACATTAGGCTCGGAAAAAACCTGGGAAAAAGCCGAACAGAAGTTAATGCAGTACAGTATGGAACTGGCTTTGGAAAAAGCAGGGCTATTACCCACTGACCTGGATTTTTACCTGGCGGGTGATTTACTGAACCAAATCATTACGGCCAATTTTACAGCCGGTTCCCTGGGAGTTCCCTTTTTCGGACTGTTCGGCGCTTGCTCCACTTTAGCGGAGGGTTTGGCCTTAGCCGGAGTTCTTATTGATGGGGGTTATGCCGCCAAAGTGGGGGTTTCGGCCAGCAGTCATCATGACACGGCGGAGAGGCAATTTAGATTTCCCACGGAACTTGGTGTACAGCGTCCCAAGACGGCCCAGTGGACCGTAACGGGCTGCGGCTCTTTTGTTGTAGAGAATAAATCCCATGGGTTTAAAATAACCCAGGCTACCATTGGTAAAGTGGTAGACATGGGGACAATGAATGCCAATGATATGGGAACAGCCATGGCCCCGGCCGCCTTTGATACCATCCAAACCCATCTTCAGGATACTGGAAGAAAAATAGATGACTATGATCTGATTATTACGGGGGATTTAGGCCTCTTGGGCAACAATATTTTAAAAGAACTACTTAAAAAACAGGGTATGGATACAGGAAATGTATCTGATTGTGGAATTCTTATTTACAGTCCTGAACAGGACACTCATTCAGGGGGCAGTGGGTGTGGTTGTTCTGCCGTGGTGCTTGCAGGGTATCTTTTAGAGCAAATGCGAAAAGGTGTATACAAAAGAATTTTTCTGGTAGGTACGGGAGCACTTTTAAGTCCTACCAGTAGCTTCCAAGGCAACTCCATACCCTGTATAGCCCATGGGGTTGTTTTGGAATACAGCTGA
- the spoVAE gene encoding stage V sporulation protein AE, producing MEDLIKAFLVGGALCLFGQLIMDLTPFNITPGHILVGYVTVGAVLSALGLYQPLVEWGGAGATVPLSGFGHSLAQGAIESVKNKGLLGALGGGLEATSVGIAAAVVFGLVVATLFNPKG from the coding sequence ATGGAAGATTTAATTAAGGCTTTTTTGGTAGGTGGGGCTTTATGTTTATTTGGTCAACTCATAATGGATTTAACTCCTTTTAACATTACTCCGGGTCATATTTTAGTAGGTTATGTAACCGTGGGGGCAGTATTAAGTGCCCTGGGTCTTTATCAGCCGTTGGTTGAATGGGGGGGAGCCGGTGCTACCGTACCGCTCTCAGGTTTTGGCCACTCTCTAGCCCAGGGAGCTATTGAATCTGTAAAAAATAAAGGTCTTTTAGGCGCTTTGGGAGGAGGACTGGAAGCCACTTCTGTAGGTATTGCCGCTGCTGTTGTCTTTGGCTTAGTGGTGGCTACATTATTTAATCCCAAGGGATAG
- a CDS encoding stage V sporulation protein AE — protein sequence MMEPSAGKHRVIFVTDGDDIARKAVEKAVSNIGGRCISASAGNPTPISGQQLIDLVKKANHDPVVVMVDDKGSCRKGKGEEVLEYVAQHPDIEVIGVLAVASNTESIEGIHVDYAVTKNKEVVDVPVDKCGNPAYNNDALMGDTVDVLNELEDVIPVVVGIGDIGKMEGKDSAYKGAEITTKALELVIKNWEAQQCDHNNTTI from the coding sequence ATGATGGAACCGTCTGCAGGCAAACACAGAGTCATCTTTGTCACTGATGGTGACGATATAGCCCGGAAGGCAGTAGAAAAGGCGGTCAGCAATATTGGGGGAAGGTGTATTTCGGCCTCGGCTGGAAATCCTACACCGATCAGTGGACAACAGTTAATAGATCTTGTCAAAAAGGCGAACCATGACCCTGTCGTGGTCATGGTTGACGACAAAGGTTCGTGCAGGAAGGGGAAAGGGGAAGAGGTACTGGAATACGTGGCTCAACACCCTGATATTGAGGTCATCGGTGTCCTGGCTGTAGCTTCTAATACCGAAAGTATCGAAGGCATACATGTTGATTATGCGGTGACTAAAAACAAAGAGGTAGTGGATGTTCCGGTAGATAAATGCGGGAACCCCGCTTACAACAACGATGCGCTTATGGGGGATACTGTCGATGTATTAAATGAATTGGAAGATGTCATCCCCGTTGTGGTCGGTATCGGAGATATCGGGAAAATGGAGGGTAAGGACAGCGCCTATAAAGGAGCGGAAATAACCACGAAAGCTTTAGAATTAGTCATTAAAAACTGGGAGGCTCAGCAGTGTGACCACAACAACACAACAATATGA
- a CDS encoding acyl-CoA dehydratase activase-related protein encodes MTKSIGIPRGLLFYNFSPLWSSFFESLGMEVVTTSETNKGIMDKGASKVVDEACLPVKVFYGHVAELAGRELDYIFVPRLVSIEKGSYICPKIIGIPDMVKANIPAKSDFLSPNLNMRAKENHHQFLKEIAELMGENFNRVQKAWRSAMKVQQKYELDLLQGIYPEEVFFKSETLDNSGDLNILLLGHEYNLYDDYINMGIRNKLKQMGCNLITSNQVPKYVQQVESRVLSKRMFWTYGKSLLGTARYFREMPGNKGVVILTSFGCGIDSIVGNMIIRYLGKMKIPYLNITLDEHTGEAGINTRIEAFLDLLRWRREIDENNISAYGEYLGNHQRYAGIYGS; translated from the coding sequence TTGACTAAAAGCATAGGAATTCCCAGAGGACTGCTTTTTTATAATTTTTCCCCTCTATGGTCTTCTTTTTTTGAATCTTTAGGCATGGAAGTTGTTACCACATCTGAAACGAATAAAGGCATTATGGATAAAGGAGCTAGTAAGGTTGTAGATGAAGCCTGCCTTCCCGTAAAAGTGTTTTACGGGCATGTGGCTGAATTAGCCGGAAGAGAACTGGATTATATTTTCGTCCCCAGATTGGTGAGCATTGAAAAAGGTTCTTATATATGTCCAAAGATCATTGGCATTCCTGATATGGTAAAGGCCAACATACCGGCTAAATCGGATTTTCTTTCACCGAATTTAAATATGCGGGCAAAGGAAAACCATCATCAATTTTTAAAGGAAATTGCCGAGCTAATGGGGGAAAACTTTAATCGGGTGCAGAAGGCCTGGCGGTCAGCCATGAAAGTGCAACAAAAGTATGAACTTGACCTTTTGCAGGGGATCTATCCGGAAGAGGTATTTTTCAAAAGTGAGACCCTGGATAACAGCGGTGATCTTAATATTTTGCTTTTAGGCCACGAGTATAACCTCTACGATGATTATATAAATATGGGGATTAGAAACAAGTTGAAACAAATGGGGTGCAACCTTATAACGTCCAATCAAGTTCCTAAATATGTCCAGCAGGTAGAGTCGCGGGTTTTATCCAAAAGAATGTTTTGGACTTACGGGAAATCACTCTTGGGTACCGCCAGGTATTTCCGGGAAATGCCTGGCAACAAAGGAGTGGTCATTTTAACTTCTTTTGGTTGTGGTATTGATTCTATCGTAGGGAATATGATAATTAGGTATTTAGGGAAAATGAAAATACCCTATCTTAATATCACTTTGGATGAACATACCGGTGAAGCAGGAATTAATACGAGAATAGAGGCTTTTCTGGATTTACTCAGGTGGAGGAGGGAGATAGATGAAAATAACATTTCCGCATATGGGGAATACCTGGGTAACCATCAAAGGTATGCTGGAATATATGGGTCTTGA
- a CDS encoding CoA protein activase has translation MKITFPHMGNTWVTIKGMLEYMGLDVVVPPPSSKNTLNLGVQHAPEFACLPLKINLGNFIEAKKLGADTILMAGGVGPCRFGLYAQLEKEILVDMGYDYESLVIEPPDVSVWQFIKRVKRIVGPVSWWKVIQGIRFGYHKACLVDELEKLVQEIRPREYVQGTADKIFAHSLLTIDRAQNIPDLNDAFGLAKQKLLHIPQDTTKPVLKIGLVGEIYTLLEPFASVDIEKKLAHLGAHVTRSLYLSEWIESHLLIGLFRRKAKISFSDFANPFLNHFVGGHGQETIGAAASFALQGYDGIVQVAPLTCMPEIVAHTIFPKVSEYYGIPVLTIYVDEQSGEAGIGTRLEAFVDLLQRKVESKTQCG, from the coding sequence ATGAAAATAACATTTCCGCATATGGGGAATACCTGGGTAACCATCAAAGGTATGCTGGAATATATGGGTCTTGATGTGGTAGTACCTCCACCCAGCAGTAAAAATACCTTAAATTTAGGTGTGCAACATGCACCCGAGTTTGCCTGCCTGCCGCTTAAAATCAACCTGGGTAACTTTATCGAAGCAAAAAAACTGGGTGCAGACACGATTTTAATGGCCGGCGGGGTAGGCCCCTGCAGATTCGGGCTCTACGCCCAGTTGGAAAAGGAAATACTGGTGGACATGGGCTATGATTATGAATCCCTTGTGATTGAACCACCTGATGTCAGTGTGTGGCAGTTTATTAAAAGGGTGAAAAGAATTGTGGGCCCCGTCTCCTGGTGGAAGGTCATACAGGGTATTCGTTTTGGCTACCATAAGGCCTGTCTTGTCGATGAACTGGAAAAACTGGTACAGGAAATTAGGCCGCGGGAATATGTACAGGGTACGGCCGACAAAATCTTTGCCCATTCCTTGTTAACTATAGACAGGGCCCAAAATATTCCGGACTTGAACGATGCTTTTGGTCTAGCCAAACAAAAACTGCTCCATATTCCTCAAGATACTACGAAGCCGGTTTTAAAGATTGGCCTGGTAGGCGAGATTTATACTCTACTGGAACCTTTTGCCAGTGTGGATATAGAGAAAAAACTGGCTCACTTGGGTGCCCATGTTACCCGGTCCTTGTATTTAAGTGAGTGGATTGAAAGCCATTTGCTCATAGGTCTTTTTCGTAGGAAAGCAAAGATTTCTTTCAGTGATTTCGCAAACCCTTTCCTTAATCATTTTGTGGGGGGGCACGGCCAGGAAACCATAGGGGCAGCAGCATCCTTCGCCTTACAGGGCTATGACGGTATTGTCCAGGTGGCGCCTTTAACCTGTATGCCCGAAATCGTGGCCCATACCATTTTCCCCAAGGTCAGCGAATATTATGGCATACCGGTACTTACCATTTATGTCGATGAACAGTCAGGTGAGGCAGGCATTGGGACGCGTTTAGAAGCCTTTGTGGACTTGTTGCAAAGAAAAGTAGAAAGCAAAACCCAATGCGGGTAA
- a CDS encoding CCA tRNA nucleotidyltransferase — protein MLDQDLILTLCRFLHYGPFFLVGGSVRDLLLDGVIRDYDFLLEGDVFALGRELGTVLKGEVSINSDFLTVSIVTGRYNIDIARARKEVYEKPAALPKVSPASWQEDLARRDFTVNAMAMPVRKRDWGPLIDPFGGERDLRQKMIRYLHKGSFRDDPTRILRAIRFKNRLGFTIEEGTLASLRKDWPYLTQVSPARRFHEWKLLCEETRISACLNDIYELGGWPFLFINVSFQRENTEEISAFQDFPNTRKIRLWFIYLLFLLKTQPDKLPALSNYWGISKRDEQELAHTLSVLTLVKTGPGLPERKIYHALRDLPPEGIYFCYYHLRERAGSWQEFYEKVQAAELPLTGKDLIRAGFKEGPEIGRLLITIKEAFFHGKFTTREEGLAYLRHYIERGK, from the coding sequence ATGCTGGATCAGGACCTTATCTTAACCCTTTGCCGCTTCTTGCATTACGGCCCTTTCTTTCTCGTGGGAGGGTCAGTGCGTGATCTCCTCTTGGATGGTGTCATACGCGATTACGATTTTCTTCTAGAGGGTGATGTTTTTGCCCTGGGGAGAGAATTAGGGACTGTACTCAAAGGTGAGGTAAGCATCAACAGTGACTTTTTAACAGTTTCCATTGTAACGGGGCGTTATAACATTGATATTGCCCGGGCCCGGAAGGAAGTTTATGAAAAACCTGCCGCTCTACCGAAAGTTTCACCGGCAAGCTGGCAAGAGGATTTGGCCAGGCGTGATTTTACGGTTAACGCCATGGCTATGCCTGTCCGGAAGAGGGACTGGGGCCCCTTAATTGATCCCTTTGGCGGAGAGCGAGACCTGCGGCAGAAAATGATCCGTTATTTACACAAGGGGAGTTTTCGTGACGATCCCACCCGTATTCTGCGAGCGATACGTTTTAAAAACCGTCTCGGTTTCACCATAGAAGAGGGCACGTTAGCTTCCCTTCGAAAGGATTGGCCCTATCTCACTCAGGTGTCCCCGGCCAGAAGGTTCCATGAGTGGAAATTACTATGTGAAGAAACGCGGATAAGCGCCTGCCTAAATGATATCTATGAGCTGGGCGGCTGGCCTTTTTTGTTCATCAATGTATCCTTTCAGCGGGAAAACACTGAGGAGATAAGTGCATTTCAAGATTTCCCAAACACGAGGAAGATACGTCTCTGGTTCATCTATTTACTGTTTCTGCTCAAAACACAACCGGATAAACTCCCCGCTTTAAGCAATTACTGGGGGATTAGCAAACGTGATGAGCAAGAATTGGCCCATACCCTGTCCGTGCTTACTTTAGTAAAAACAGGGCCAGGCCTCCCCGAAAGAAAGATTTATCATGCTTTGCGGGATCTTCCCCCGGAGGGGATTTATTTCTGCTATTACCATCTCCGGGAGCGGGCAGGCAGCTGGCAGGAGTTTTACGAAAAAGTGCAGGCTGCGGAGCTGCCTTTAACCGGGAAAGACCTGATCCGGGCAGGATTCAAAGAAGGTCCTGAAATAGGAAGACTTCTCATTACAATAAAAGAGGCTTTTTTTCATGGTAAATTTACGACGAGGGAGGAAGGCCTGGCTTACCTACGACACTATATAGAAAGGGGGAAATAA
- a CDS encoding site-2 protease family protein, whose translation MLSITKLLIKIPVILIAVTIHEYAHGRMAAFLGDPTPSQQGRLTLNPIPHLDPLGALLLLVAGFGWAKPVEVNPYYFRGNRQRGMMLVALAGPLSNLLVALLGGILYNLFDKYTYLAAFSLALTSINVYLALFNLIPVPPLDGSKIVFGILPRHLHGFLYQLEAYGPLLLMLLIVTNITDFLITPARGIILTILRFGQLIIGS comes from the coding sequence ATGCTTTCCATCACCAAATTATTGATCAAAATACCGGTAATACTGATAGCCGTAACCATACATGAATATGCCCATGGGCGAATGGCGGCCTTCCTGGGTGACCCTACCCCTAGCCAGCAAGGGCGGTTAACCCTAAACCCCATCCCACATCTTGATCCCCTGGGTGCTTTGCTGCTTTTGGTGGCAGGCTTCGGCTGGGCCAAACCTGTAGAGGTGAACCCCTATTATTTCCGGGGCAACCGGCAAAGGGGAATGATGCTGGTAGCTTTAGCCGGTCCTTTATCTAATCTGTTGGTTGCTTTGCTGGGTGGCATATTGTACAATCTATTTGACAAATATACGTATCTTGCTGCGTTTTCTCTGGCCTTGACCAGCATTAACGTCTATTTGGCTTTGTTTAACCTGATACCCGTACCTCCCCTTGATGGCTCCAAAATTGTTTTTGGTATCTTACCGCGCCATCTGCATGGATTTTTATATCAATTAGAGGCCTATGGCCCTTTGCTTCTTATGTTATTGATAGTCACAAACATCACAGATTTTCTTATCACTCCTGCACGGGGAATTATCCTTACTATTTTACGCTTTGGCCAATTGATCATAGGAAGTTAA
- the trpS gene encoding tryptophan--tRNA ligase, whose amino-acid sequence MKKGTIFSGMRPTGKLHIGHLSVLENWVKLQDEYNCFFGIVDWHALTTAYEDTSEIKENIRLMLLDWLSVGLDPEKSTIIVQSHVKEHAELHLLFSMITPLSWLERVPTYKDQIQQLGKEGKDISTYGFLGYPLLQAADILIYRANAVPVGEDQLPHLELCREIARRFNHLYQTDILPEPQAILAKVSLLPGVDGRKMSKSYNNFIPLGAAVEEILEKVQMMVTDPARIRKTDPGNPEVCLVHTYQNIYNPAEIEEIRLSCRSGSIGCVACKKRLAGRLEEFLTPIRERRVYYENKPQLLKEILENGAEKARAEARKTLDLVRSVMKI is encoded by the coding sequence ATGAAGAAAGGCACAATTTTTAGCGGCATGCGGCCAACGGGAAAACTTCATATCGGACACTTGAGCGTCCTGGAAAACTGGGTTAAATTACAGGATGAGTATAATTGTTTTTTTGGCATTGTGGATTGGCATGCCCTTACCACGGCCTATGAAGATACATCGGAAATAAAAGAGAATATCAGGTTGATGCTTTTAGACTGGTTGAGTGTGGGTTTAGACCCGGAAAAAAGTACAATTATTGTACAATCCCATGTGAAAGAACACGCTGAGCTTCATCTCTTATTTTCCATGATTACTCCTCTATCCTGGCTGGAAAGAGTACCTACCTACAAAGACCAGATTCAGCAGCTGGGTAAAGAAGGGAAGGATATCTCCACCTATGGCTTCCTGGGCTACCCCCTTTTACAGGCGGCAGATATTTTAATCTATCGTGCCAATGCCGTTCCCGTAGGGGAAGACCAGTTGCCTCACTTGGAGTTGTGCCGGGAAATAGCCAGGCGCTTTAACCACCTCTACCAGACTGATATCTTACCTGAACCTCAGGCCATTTTAGCCAAGGTGTCTTTGCTCCCGGGTGTAGATGGCAGAAAAATGAGCAAGAGTTATAATAACTTTATTCCCCTGGGTGCGGCGGTGGAAGAGATCCTGGAGAAAGTACAGATGATGGTTACAGACCCCGCAAGAATCAGGAAAACTGACCCCGGAAATCCCGAAGTTTGTTTGGTGCACACCTATCAAAATATCTATAATCCCGCTGAAATTGAGGAGATACGCTTATCCTGCCGGAGCGGCAGCATAGGCTGTGTGGCCTGTAAAAAGCGGTTGGCCGGCAGGCTTGAGGAATTTCTGACACCTATCCGTGAAAGAAGAGTTTATTATGAAAACAAGCCTCAGCTTTTAAAGGAGATACTGGAGAACGGTGCGGAAAAGGCCCGGGCGGAAGCACGGAAAACCCTGGATTTAGTACGTTCTGTTATGAAAATATAA
- a CDS encoding segregation and condensation protein A has translation MSYKVQLPVFEGPLDLLLHLIDKNEVDIYDIPIALITQQYLEYLSAAEELDLELTSEFLIMASTLLSIKARMLLPKSTMQNEEEFGGDPREELVEKLLEYKIFKETASVFKEMEYSQAKIFMRHIDEAKLLKDYPPPNPVGDVTLQHLIFAFHKVLARIEKKKEVLTLPREQVTIRSKISYILLQVKNKPLGLPFRELFTEAASKEEVIVTFLALLELIRLGRIHIKQPQLFEEILIFSSQIEGGHTSAHAIS, from the coding sequence ATGTCCTACAAGGTACAATTGCCTGTATTTGAAGGGCCGTTGGATCTCTTACTTCATCTCATCGATAAGAACGAAGTTGATATCTACGATATTCCCATTGCCCTCATTACACAGCAGTATTTAGAATATTTATCGGCGGCAGAGGAGCTGGACCTGGAGCTTACCAGTGAATTTCTCATTATGGCCAGTACCCTTCTCTCTATCAAAGCCAGGATGCTGCTCCCCAAATCCACTATGCAAAATGAGGAGGAATTTGGCGGTGACCCCAGGGAGGAACTGGTGGAAAAACTTCTGGAATATAAAATTTTTAAAGAGACAGCGTCGGTTTTTAAAGAAATGGAGTATAGTCAAGCTAAAATTTTTATGCGGCACATTGATGAGGCAAAATTACTAAAAGATTATCCACCGCCCAACCCCGTAGGTGATGTAACTTTACAGCATTTAATCTTTGCCTTTCATAAAGTACTGGCCAGAATCGAGAAAAAAAAAGAAGTTCTCACACTGCCACGTGAGCAGGTTACTATTCGCAGCAAGATTTCTTATATTTTATTACAGGTAAAAAATAAACCCCTGGGACTGCCTTTTCGAGAGCTCTTTACCGAAGCAGCCAGTAAAGAGGAGGTCATCGTCACCTTCCTCGCCTTATTGGAACTGATTCGTTTAGGGCGTATCCACATCAAGCAACCACAATTATTTGAGGAAATTCTCATATTCTCAAGCCAGATTGAAGGGGGACACACCAGTGCCCACGCTATTTCCTGA
- the scpB gene encoding SMC-Scp complex subunit ScpB has protein sequence MPTLFPEEVRSIIEALLFVSSDPLSAKTIAEIVEIDEKDVVAVVSEIKAQLERETRGFRLLEVAGGYSFATRPEHSVYLEKLLKPQLSALSQAALETLAIIAYKQPITRSEIDEIRGVKSDSSVSTLLERGLIEEVGRKDGPGRPILYGTTQEFLKYFGLKSLADLPPQQEEMFLTAK, from the coding sequence GTGCCCACGCTATTTCCTGAAGAGGTTAGGAGCATTATCGAAGCTTTGTTGTTTGTTTCCAGTGATCCTTTATCAGCCAAAACTATCGCTGAAATCGTGGAAATTGATGAAAAAGACGTGGTAGCCGTTGTCAGTGAGATCAAGGCCCAGTTAGAAAGAGAAACCAGAGGATTTAGACTGTTAGAGGTGGCAGGGGGTTATTCTTTCGCCACAAGACCCGAACATTCCGTATACTTGGAAAAATTATTAAAGCCCCAACTTAGCGCCCTTTCCCAGGCTGCTCTGGAGACTCTGGCCATTATTGCTTATAAACAGCCGATTACCCGTAGTGAAATTGATGAAATACGGGGTGTAAAGAGCGATAGTTCCGTAAGCACCTTACTGGAGCGGGGCCTGATCGAGGAGGTAGGCAGAAAGGACGGACCGGGTCGTCCTATTCTTTATGGAACAACACAGGAATTCTTAAAATATTTCGGTCTTAAATCTTTAGCGGACCTCCCCCCTCAGCAAGAAGAGATGTTTTTAACCGCTAAATGA
- a CDS encoding DUF2953 domain-containing protein, whose amino-acid sequence MLKAIGLFFIIILGISLLPIKLFFHFYREPNLILIEANIRVWFIPIRIKLVNPMTGLFWNLSRNRPWKKKPPEDLRAANLPWARFFARLWRLYKISRGVYLGTFQFIKKIAKPVKVKKLRIYTEIGLEDAAETAIVVGVVWGLLGNIYSQMAKFFDMGCAQNELAVIPNFKRTNLVVVDYSCIFELRMGHIIIVIYQLLKYIGQIRNLLRGVSA is encoded by the coding sequence ATGCTTAAAGCAATAGGCCTTTTTTTCATCATTATCCTTGGCATAAGTCTACTTCCCATCAAATTATTTTTTCACTTTTATCGTGAACCTAATTTAATCCTCATTGAGGCAAACATTCGTGTGTGGTTCATACCCATTCGCATAAAACTGGTCAACCCCATGACCGGTCTTTTTTGGAACCTTTCCCGGAATCGTCCCTGGAAAAAGAAACCTCCTGAGGATTTACGGGCCGCAAATTTACCCTGGGCCCGTTTTTTTGCTCGCCTGTGGCGCTTGTATAAGATATCCCGGGGGGTTTATCTCGGTACTTTTCAATTCATCAAAAAAATCGCTAAACCTGTAAAAGTTAAGAAGCTTCGTATATATACGGAAATCGGCCTGGAAGATGCGGCAGAAACAGCTATTGTTGTGGGGGTAGTATGGGGTTTGCTTGGTAATATCTACAGTCAAATGGCAAAATTTTTTGATATGGGCTGTGCCCAAAACGAACTTGCTGTCATTCCTAATTTCAAAAGAACTAATCTGGTTGTCGTCGATTATTCCTGCATATTTGAACTGCGTATGGGCCATATTATTATTGTCATTTACCAATTGTTGAAATATATTGGGCAGATACGGAATTTATTAAGGGGGGTAAGCGCATGA